A single region of the Streptomyces sp. NBC_00425 genome encodes:
- a CDS encoding helix-turn-helix transcriptional regulator, which produces MEPQDPQALREEERERERDAILRALVPVVDGIAATFGPVCEVVLHDYRRPEKSVVAVAGAVTGRTVGGAMSEIGMRVLARGDAAADELNYVTRAGAGKLVKSSTMVLRDSTDAVFGALCVNVDVTEVDRARAVLAALAGTTTGPSDPPATTFGDDIDSVVDALLDAHLLRQDQTWAGLDRPRRLALFRSLDERGVFAVRRAIEQTAARLGISRASAYTYLSQARATPATGADGADDTP; this is translated from the coding sequence ATGGAACCCCAGGATCCGCAGGCCCTGCGGGAAGAGGAGCGGGAACGGGAACGGGACGCGATCCTGCGCGCCCTCGTCCCCGTCGTCGACGGCATCGCGGCGACCTTCGGCCCGGTGTGCGAGGTGGTGCTGCACGACTACCGGCGGCCGGAGAAGTCCGTCGTCGCCGTCGCCGGGGCGGTGACCGGACGGACGGTCGGCGGCGCCATGAGCGAGATCGGCATGCGGGTCCTCGCCCGCGGGGACGCCGCCGCGGACGAACTGAACTACGTCACCCGCGCCGGCGCCGGAAAGCTGGTGAAGTCGTCCACGATGGTGCTGCGCGACTCCACGGACGCGGTCTTCGGCGCCCTCTGCGTCAACGTGGACGTCACCGAGGTGGACCGGGCGCGCGCGGTGCTGGCCGCACTCGCGGGGACGACGACCGGGCCGTCCGACCCGCCGGCGACCACCTTCGGCGACGACATCGACTCCGTCGTGGACGCCCTCCTCGACGCCCATCTGCTGCGCCAGGACCAGACCTGGGCCGGCCTCGACCGGCCACGCAGGCTGGCCCTCTTCCGGAGCCTGGACGAACGCGGCGTGTTCGCGGTGCGCCGCGCGATCGAGCAGACCGCCGCCCGCCTCGGCATCTCACGCGCCTCCGCCTACACCTACCTCTCGCAGGCCAGAGCCACCCCGGCGACCGGGGCGGACGGCGCCGACGACACCCCCTGA
- the ppdK gene encoding pyruvate, phosphate dikinase: MVRYAYDFAEGSRDLADLLGGKGANLAEMTRLGLPVPPGFTVTTEACRVFLATGAEPDGLALEIAERLTALERAAGRLLGQPDDPLLLSVRSGARFSMPGMMETILDIGLGDDSVLGLAKASGNERFAWDSYRRLIQMFGSTVMGVDSSLFEKALSDLKTDRGAANDLGLNAADLSGLVETYKTLIRRETGEDFPQSPDEQLRRAVLAVFESWRGERARVYRRREHIADDLGTAVNVQTMVFGNLGPDSGSGVAFTRDPATGLPGLYGDYLADAQGEDVVAGIRNAVPLTALEELDPGSYGQLLCHLRTLETHYRDLCDVEFTIERGRLWMLQTRVGKRTAEAAFAIAAQLADEGLISRDESLARVGGDGLARLMFPRFDTSAVGEPLAHGLPASPGAAVGAAVFDSAEAVRRAAAGEKVVLVRQETTPDDLPGMIDAQAVLTSRGGKTSHAAVVARGMGRVCVCGAEELTVDTGARRFTVGEATVVEGTVISVDGSAGTVYLGAAPLVDSAVMRYFETGERSEGLVDAVAHAMERADGARRLEVRANADTPEDAARARRFGAQGVGLCRTEHMFLGERRKLVEAMILARDETEREEALSALLPLQRRDFVGILEAMDGLPVTIRLIDPPLHEFLPDRTELAVRIATAGARGAAPDRHDTELLDAVNRMHEENPMLGLRGVRLGLVVPGLVAMQVRAIAEAVVERTRSGGSPKAEIMVPLVGAVEELRIERQEVEHVLAEVSEEAGIPVRCPVGTMIELPRAALTAGRIAEEAEFFSFGTNDLTQTTWGFSRDDVEAAFFSAYLDKGIFATSPFETLDRAGVGRLVRIAADEGRAARPDLKIGVCGEHGGDPKSIHFFHTAGLDYVSCSPFRVPVARLEAGRAALPGTGTSDTR, from the coding sequence ATGGTCCGTTACGCGTACGACTTCGCAGAGGGCAGCCGTGACCTGGCCGACCTGCTCGGCGGCAAGGGCGCGAACCTGGCCGAGATGACCCGGCTGGGGCTGCCCGTTCCGCCGGGATTCACGGTGACCACCGAGGCCTGCCGGGTCTTTCTCGCCACTGGCGCCGAGCCGGACGGTCTGGCCCTCGAGATCGCTGAGCGCCTGACCGCGCTGGAGCGGGCCGCCGGACGGCTGCTGGGGCAGCCGGACGACCCCCTGTTGCTGTCCGTCCGCTCCGGGGCCCGGTTCTCCATGCCCGGCATGATGGAGACGATCCTCGACATCGGCCTCGGCGACGACTCCGTCCTCGGCCTGGCGAAGGCGTCCGGGAACGAGCGCTTCGCCTGGGACTCCTACCGAAGGCTCATACAGATGTTCGGCAGCACCGTCATGGGCGTCGACAGCTCACTGTTCGAGAAGGCCCTGTCCGACCTGAAGACGGACCGGGGCGCGGCGAACGATCTGGGCCTGAACGCGGCGGACCTGTCCGGTCTCGTCGAGACGTACAAGACGCTGATCCGTCGCGAGACCGGCGAGGACTTCCCGCAGTCCCCTGACGAGCAGTTGCGCCGCGCGGTCCTCGCCGTCTTCGAGTCCTGGAGGGGCGAGCGCGCCCGCGTGTACCGCCGTCGCGAGCACATCGCCGACGACCTGGGCACCGCGGTCAACGTGCAGACCATGGTCTTCGGCAACCTCGGCCCCGACTCCGGCAGCGGCGTGGCCTTCACTCGCGATCCGGCCACGGGACTGCCCGGCCTCTATGGCGACTACCTGGCCGACGCGCAGGGCGAGGATGTCGTCGCCGGCATCCGCAACGCCGTACCGCTGACGGCCCTGGAGGAGCTGGACCCGGGCTCCTACGGGCAACTCCTCTGTCACCTGCGGACGTTGGAGACCCACTACCGGGATCTGTGCGACGTCGAGTTCACCATCGAGCGCGGCCGACTGTGGATGCTCCAGACCCGGGTGGGCAAGCGCACGGCCGAGGCCGCGTTCGCCATCGCCGCGCAGCTGGCCGACGAGGGGCTGATCTCCCGCGACGAGAGTCTGGCCCGGGTCGGCGGGGACGGGCTCGCGCGGCTGATGTTCCCACGCTTCGACACCTCGGCAGTCGGCGAGCCACTGGCACACGGACTCCCGGCCTCGCCCGGTGCCGCGGTGGGCGCCGCGGTCTTCGACTCGGCCGAGGCCGTCCGTCGGGCCGCCGCGGGCGAGAAGGTCGTCCTCGTACGCCAGGAGACCACCCCCGACGACCTCCCCGGCATGATCGACGCGCAGGCGGTACTCACCAGCCGAGGCGGCAAGACCAGCCACGCGGCCGTGGTCGCCCGAGGCATGGGCAGGGTCTGCGTGTGCGGTGCCGAGGAACTCACCGTGGACACCGGGGCGCGCCGCTTCACCGTGGGGGAGGCCACCGTCGTGGAGGGCACGGTCATCTCCGTCGACGGCTCGGCGGGGACCGTGTACCTGGGTGCGGCTCCCCTGGTCGACTCCGCCGTGATGCGGTACTTCGAGACGGGCGAGCGGTCGGAGGGACTGGTGGACGCCGTGGCCCACGCCATGGAACGGGCGGACGGCGCCCGGCGACTGGAGGTGCGGGCGAACGCAGACACCCCCGAGGACGCCGCCCGCGCCCGGCGGTTCGGCGCGCAGGGCGTCGGGCTGTGCCGCACCGAGCACATGTTCCTCGGCGAGCGCCGCAAGCTGGTCGAGGCGATGATCCTGGCCCGCGACGAGACCGAGCGCGAGGAGGCGCTGAGCGCGCTGCTGCCGCTCCAGCGGCGAGATTTCGTCGGCATTCTGGAGGCGATGGACGGTCTGCCGGTAACCATCCGGCTCATCGACCCGCCCCTGCACGAGTTCCTGCCCGACCGGACCGAACTCGCCGTGCGCATCGCCACCGCTGGGGCTCGGGGCGCCGCGCCCGACCGCCACGACACCGAGCTGCTCGATGCCGTCAACCGTATGCACGAGGAGAACCCGATGCTCGGCCTGCGCGGTGTCCGCCTCGGCCTCGTCGTGCCGGGGCTGGTCGCCATGCAGGTGCGGGCCATCGCCGAGGCGGTCGTGGAACGCACGAGGTCCGGCGGGTCTCCGAAGGCGGAGATCATGGTTCCACTGGTCGGCGCCGTCGAGGAACTGCGCATCGAACGCCAAGAGGTGGAACACGTTCTCGCCGAGGTGTCCGAGGAGGCCGGCATCCCGGTGCGCTGTCCGGTCGGCACGATGATCGAGTTGCCCCGGGCCGCGCTCACGGCCGGCCGGATCGCCGAGGAGGCGGAGTTCTTCTCGTTCGGCACCAACGACCTCACCCAGACCACCTGGGGGTTCTCCCGCGACGACGTCGAGGCGGCGTTCTTCTCCGCTTATCTCGACAAAGGCATCTTCGCCACCTCCCCGTTCGAGACGCTCGACCGCGCGGGCGTGGGCCGTCTGGTCCGGATCGCGGCCGACGAAGGCCGTGCCGCCCGTCCCGACCTGAAGATCGGCGTCTGCGGCGAGCATGGCGGGGATCCAAAATCCATCCACTTCTTCCATACGGCGGGCCTCGACTACGTCTCCTGCTCGCCGTTCCGCGTCCCGGTCGCGCGGCTGGAGGCCGGTCGCGCGGCCCTCCCCGGCACCGGGACGAGCGACACCAGGTGA
- a CDS encoding universal stress protein, with protein sequence MSAITVGLDGSPESLAAADWAAREAAQREVPLHLLHAGEPLRSTYLSFVGDPASVVIDAQREWAADLLREARSRVTELHPGLRVTTEQVETGAVPALLAATEEAGLLVLGSRRLGAVAGFLVGSVGLAVVARTEHPVVLVRAGGHAEDERLPDAAGARATNTPYRDVVLGLDVEDPADVVIEFAFEAARRRAAGLRVIHGWNPAAVYGYGAVLDSGLNAELAEEAQVGLTDLLRLWKDKFPGVEVTAQAVIGGAGRHLVHASRDAALVVVGRGKRQASIGSRIGPVTHAVLQHASAPVAVVPHA encoded by the coding sequence ATGTCCGCCATCACCGTCGGTCTCGACGGCTCGCCCGAAAGCCTCGCAGCCGCAGACTGGGCCGCTCGCGAAGCGGCACAACGAGAGGTGCCCCTGCATCTTCTTCATGCAGGAGAACCGCTGCGCTCGACGTACCTGTCTTTCGTGGGAGATCCTGCGTCGGTCGTGATCGACGCTCAGCGAGAGTGGGCCGCCGACCTGCTGCGCGAGGCGAGGTCTCGGGTCACGGAGCTCCACCCTGGCCTCCGGGTCACGACCGAACAGGTGGAGACGGGGGCTGTTCCTGCCCTTCTGGCAGCCACCGAGGAAGCCGGATTGCTGGTCCTGGGATCCAGAAGGCTTGGCGCAGTGGCCGGGTTCCTGGTCGGTTCTGTCGGGCTGGCCGTGGTGGCGCGTACCGAGCACCCCGTCGTTCTCGTGCGAGCCGGTGGGCATGCGGAGGATGAGCGTCTGCCGGATGCCGCAGGTGCGCGGGCGACGAACACTCCGTACCGCGACGTGGTTCTCGGGCTGGACGTCGAGGACCCGGCCGACGTTGTCATCGAGTTCGCGTTCGAGGCCGCCCGGCGTCGAGCCGCCGGTCTGCGAGTGATCCACGGCTGGAATCCGGCGGCCGTCTACGGCTACGGTGCCGTGCTGGACTCGGGCCTCAACGCCGAATTGGCGGAGGAGGCACAGGTCGGACTGACTGATCTCCTGCGGCTCTGGAAGGACAAGTTCCCCGGCGTGGAGGTGACAGCGCAAGCCGTCATCGGCGGTGCCGGCCGTCATCTCGTGCACGCTTCACGGGACGCGGCGCTCGTCGTCGTCGGACGGGGCAAGCGCCAGGCCTCCATCGGCAGCCGCATCGGCCCGGTGACTCATGCCGTGCTCCAGCACGCCTCCGCACCGGTCGCGGTCGTGCCCCACGCCTGA
- a CDS encoding SAM-dependent methyltransferase, which produces MQPGKQLSTKIDETIPTAARMYDHYLGGRDNYAADRSACEELDKVVPSTRALALNNRRFLQRAVRTLAQEHGIRQFLDHGSGLPTQDNVHQVAQRVDPSARVVYVDNDPMVLVHGRALLEQDERTTVIHADLRATEAVLDHEDTRRLIDFSQPVAVLFNSVFHCIPDSEVDGPQAVVRRVSERLAPGSCLVMCQLVSEDAEVRAFVTDFMDKATQGHWGRVRQEKDVAALFDGLEILHPGLVEVSAWRPDTEVAPRQLTQEWIEFGGVGRLG; this is translated from the coding sequence ATGCAGCCGGGCAAGCAGCTGTCCACGAAGATCGACGAAACGATCCCGACGGCCGCGCGCATGTACGACCACTATCTGGGCGGCCGGGACAACTACGCGGCCGACCGCTCCGCCTGCGAGGAGTTGGACAAGGTCGTCCCGAGCACGCGTGCCCTCGCGCTGAACAACCGGCGCTTCCTGCAGCGGGCCGTGCGGACCCTGGCGCAGGAGCACGGGATCCGGCAGTTCCTCGACCACGGCTCCGGTCTGCCCACGCAGGACAACGTGCACCAGGTCGCCCAGCGCGTCGACCCGAGCGCACGCGTCGTCTACGTCGACAACGACCCCATGGTCCTCGTGCACGGCCGGGCCCTGCTCGAGCAGGACGAGCGGACCACCGTCATCCACGCCGACCTGCGGGCGACGGAGGCCGTCCTCGACCACGAGGACACCCGGCGGCTGATCGACTTCTCACAGCCGGTCGCCGTGCTGTTCAACTCGGTCTTCCACTGCATCCCCGACAGCGAGGTCGACGGGCCGCAGGCGGTGGTGCGCCGGGTCAGCGAACGCCTCGCGCCCGGCAGCTGCCTGGTGATGTGCCAGCTGGTCAGCGAGGACGCCGAGGTCAGGGCGTTCGTCACCGACTTCATGGACAAGGCCACCCAGGGCCACTGGGGCCGGGTGCGCCAGGAGAAGGACGTGGCCGCGCTCTTCGACGGCCTGGAGATCCTGCACCCCGGACTGGTCGAGGTCTCGGCCTGGCGACCGGACACCGAGGTGGCGCCCCGTCAGCTCACCCAGGAGTGGATCGAGTTCGGCGGCGTCGGCCGACTTGGCTGA
- a CDS encoding DUF397 domain-containing protein: MPSVPNGVRASSLGVRWIKSSHSNAEGNCVEVAALDGGGVALRNSRDPDGPALVYTPAEVAAFVAGAKGGEFDHLA; this comes from the coding sequence ATGCCGTCGGTGCCGAACGGAGTGCGGGCGAGCTCGCTGGGCGTGCGCTGGATCAAGAGCAGCCACAGCAACGCCGAGGGCAACTGTGTCGAGGTCGCGGCCCTCGACGGGGGAGGTGTCGCGCTGCGCAACTCCCGTGATCCCGACGGGCCCGCGCTCGTGTACACCCCGGCGGAGGTGGCCGCGTTCGTGGCCGGGGCCAAGGGCGGGGAGTTCGACCACCTGGCGTGA
- a CDS encoding GAF domain-containing sensor histidine kinase, with protein MGSPEEARVRLPQLRLDELLEELQARLDAARGTRDRVHSLLEAVLAVGRELDLEQALRSIVEAAAVLVDAEYAALGVIGPDGKRLSAFHTVGISEDRIAEIGSYPEGHGILGELIRHPEPLRLAKISDHPASYGFPAHHPPMNTFLGVPIRVRDQIFGNLYLTEKRDGSQFDEDDVSVTLTLAVAAGVAIDNARLYAESRQRERWLRANAEITHSLMSGGERAEVLGLIAERAGDITQSALAAVALPMEDTGSLAVEIAVGMDAGAHRGLVLSMDKSLMGLAFAGAAPVTSADVGHDERISLEPPRFGGLGPAVAVPIGTGEAGARGVVLLAREAGGPAFSESETETLQAFAAQAAVAMELAERREDAEQIAVLEDRDRIARDLHDLAIQRLFATGMTLQSAGRFIEHEGASERVARAVDDLDETIKIIRSTIFGLRTRDGTAEAGLRARAVRVVGEAAPVLSFAPSVRMEGLLDTDVPKETADHVVAVLSEALTNIARHARASRAEVVLATDGREVRLSVTDNGVGLPADGRRSGLRNMAERAEKLAGGLEIGKPEGGGTTLTWRVPLQKA; from the coding sequence GTGGGAAGCCCCGAGGAAGCCCGCGTACGGCTGCCTCAGCTGCGGCTCGACGAGCTGCTGGAGGAGCTGCAGGCACGGCTGGACGCGGCCCGCGGCACCCGCGACCGGGTGCACAGCCTGCTGGAGGCGGTGCTGGCGGTCGGCCGGGAGCTGGACCTGGAACAGGCCCTTCGCAGCATCGTGGAGGCGGCCGCAGTGCTGGTCGACGCCGAATACGCGGCGCTCGGTGTGATCGGACCGGACGGAAAGCGCCTGTCCGCCTTCCACACGGTCGGGATCAGCGAGGACCGGATCGCCGAAATCGGCTCGTACCCTGAAGGTCACGGCATTCTGGGCGAGCTGATCCGCCACCCGGAGCCGCTGCGCCTGGCGAAGATCTCCGATCACCCTGCCTCGTACGGCTTCCCGGCCCACCACCCGCCGATGAACACCTTCCTCGGCGTCCCGATCCGCGTGCGGGATCAGATTTTCGGCAACCTCTACCTGACCGAGAAACGGGACGGCTCCCAGTTCGACGAGGACGACGTCTCGGTCACGCTGACCCTCGCCGTCGCGGCCGGAGTCGCGATCGACAACGCCCGGTTGTACGCCGAGTCCCGGCAGCGTGAGCGCTGGCTGCGAGCGAACGCCGAGATCACCCACAGCCTGATGTCCGGGGGTGAGCGCGCTGAAGTCCTCGGTCTGATCGCCGAGCGGGCGGGCGACATCACCCAGTCCGCGCTGGCGGCGGTGGCGCTGCCCATGGAGGACACCGGGTCGCTCGCTGTGGAGATCGCCGTCGGGATGGATGCCGGGGCGCACCGAGGGCTCGTCCTGTCCATGGACAAGAGCCTCATGGGACTGGCCTTCGCCGGCGCAGCTCCGGTCACGAGCGCCGATGTCGGCCACGACGAGCGGATCTCTCTCGAGCCTCCCAGGTTCGGTGGACTCGGCCCTGCCGTGGCCGTGCCGATCGGCACGGGCGAGGCGGGCGCACGAGGCGTGGTGCTGCTGGCACGAGAGGCTGGAGGGCCTGCGTTCTCGGAGTCGGAGACCGAGACGTTGCAGGCCTTCGCCGCGCAGGCCGCCGTCGCCATGGAGCTGGCGGAGCGCCGCGAGGACGCCGAGCAGATCGCCGTGCTGGAGGACCGGGACCGGATCGCCCGCGACCTGCACGACCTGGCGATCCAGCGGCTGTTCGCCACCGGCATGACCCTTCAGAGCGCGGGCCGTTTCATCGAGCACGAAGGTGCCTCCGAACGCGTGGCGCGCGCGGTGGACGACCTCGACGAGACCATCAAGATCATCAGATCGACGATCTTCGGGTTGCGCACCCGCGACGGTACCGCGGAGGCCGGTCTGCGGGCCCGTGCCGTACGTGTCGTAGGGGAAGCGGCACCGGTCCTGAGCTTCGCCCCGAGCGTGCGGATGGAAGGCCTGCTGGACACCGACGTACCGAAGGAGACCGCCGACCACGTGGTGGCCGTGCTCTCCGAGGCACTGACCAACATCGCCCGGCACGCCCGGGCGAGCCGGGCCGAGGTGGTCCTGGCCACGGACGGCCGCGAGGTGCGCCTGTCGGTCACCGACAACGGCGTCGGCTTGCCGGCCGACGGCCGCCGGAGCGGGCTGCGCAACATGGCAGAGCGGGCCGAGAAATTGGCCGGCGGACTGGAGATCGGGAAACCCGAGGGCGGCGGGACCACGCTGACGTGGCGGGTGCCGTTGCAGAAGGCGTAG
- a CDS encoding helix-turn-helix domain-containing protein — MSVESPRVSRLEPYLNRGEPAPTLLKMLVGVQLAGIREDTGLSQEQAARSLGFSPAKLSRIEAGKGRRPPVEADVRALLSLYETEDHEASVLLRLLRQAGEPGWWQRYDKRLMPEWFDRLVGLQEAATAIRTFEIQYVPGLFQTPAYARAVVERGLPSATPREVERRVELRTRRTELLRRPDAPQVWAILDESVLLRVLGSREVMREQLAHLMELAALPHVTVQVVPLDVTHASAPAIPVTYLRFPGVDLPDVVYLEQIRSATFLEDRDETEEYRVALDRLADEALNPRESVALLESTARQRYP, encoded by the coding sequence ATGTCTGTCGAGTCGCCTCGCGTCTCCCGCCTCGAACCGTATCTGAACCGGGGCGAGCCCGCCCCGACCTTGCTGAAAATGCTGGTCGGCGTACAGCTGGCGGGCATCCGGGAGGACACCGGCCTCTCCCAGGAGCAGGCCGCGCGCTCCCTCGGGTTCAGCCCGGCGAAGCTGTCGCGCATCGAGGCCGGCAAGGGGCGCAGGCCGCCCGTCGAGGCGGACGTCCGCGCGCTCCTGTCGTTGTACGAGACCGAGGACCACGAGGCCTCCGTGCTGCTGCGCCTGCTGCGGCAGGCGGGGGAGCCGGGCTGGTGGCAGCGGTACGACAAGCGGCTGATGCCCGAGTGGTTCGACCGGCTGGTGGGGCTGCAGGAGGCCGCCACGGCGATCCGCACCTTCGAGATCCAGTACGTGCCGGGTCTGTTCCAGACGCCCGCTTACGCGCGCGCCGTCGTGGAGCGCGGGCTGCCGTCGGCGACGCCACGGGAGGTGGAGCGCCGGGTCGAGCTGCGGACCCGCCGCACCGAACTGCTGCGGCGACCGGACGCCCCGCAGGTGTGGGCGATCCTCGACGAGTCGGTGCTGCTGCGGGTGCTGGGCAGCCGAGAGGTGATGCGGGAGCAGCTCGCCCACCTGATGGAGCTGGCGGCCCTGCCCCATGTCACCGTCCAGGTGGTGCCGCTGGACGTCACCCATGCCTCGGCGCCCGCCATACCGGTCACCTATCTGCGCTTCCCCGGCGTCGACCTGCCCGACGTCGTCTATCTGGAGCAGATCAGGAGCGCGACCTTCCTCGAGGACCGGGACGAGACGGAGGAGTACCGGGTCGCCCTGGACCGGCTGGCCGACGAGGCGCTGAACCCGCGCGAGTCCGTCGCGCTGCTGGAGTCGACCGCGCGGCAGCGCTATCCCTGA
- a CDS encoding pirin family protein: protein MSNLDRSPVPSVCGGRGFVVAEPVRELLSPRRVQLGGSTEVRRLLPNLGRRMIGAWAFVDHYGPDDIADEPGMQVPPHPHMGLQTVSWLHEGEVLHRDSTGSLQTVRPRELGLMTSGRAISHSEESPRSHARYLHGAQLWVALPDAHRHTDPHFEHHPDLPVVTAPGLHATVLLGDLDGALSPGTAYTPLVGADLTLAHGADVRLPLDPDFEYGVLSMSGEVHVDGVPLLPGSLLYLGCGRTELPLRAESDAGLMLLGGEPFEEELVMWWNFVGRSQEEIVQAREDWMKGTRFGEVKGYDGGPLPAPELPPVPLKPRGRVR from the coding sequence ATGAGCAACCTTGACCGCTCGCCCGTGCCGAGCGTGTGCGGCGGCCGCGGCTTCGTCGTCGCCGAGCCCGTCCGCGAGCTGCTGAGCCCCCGCCGTGTCCAGCTCGGCGGATCGACGGAGGTACGGCGGCTGCTGCCGAACCTGGGCCGGCGCATGATCGGCGCCTGGGCCTTCGTCGACCACTACGGCCCCGACGACATCGCCGACGAACCCGGCATGCAGGTCCCGCCGCACCCGCACATGGGTCTGCAGACCGTCAGCTGGCTGCACGAGGGCGAGGTGCTGCACCGCGACTCCACGGGCAGCCTCCAGACGGTCCGGCCCCGGGAACTCGGGCTGATGACCTCGGGGCGCGCCATCAGCCACTCCGAGGAGAGCCCGCGCTCACACGCCCGGTATCTGCACGGCGCCCAGCTGTGGGTGGCGCTGCCGGACGCGCACCGGCACACCGACCCCCACTTCGAGCACCACCCCGACCTGCCCGTCGTCACGGCCCCCGGCCTCCACGCCACCGTGCTCCTCGGCGACCTCGACGGCGCCCTCTCACCCGGCACGGCGTACACCCCCCTCGTGGGCGCCGACCTCACGCTCGCCCACGGCGCGGACGTACGGCTGCCGCTCGACCCCGACTTCGAGTACGGCGTGCTGTCGATGTCCGGCGAGGTCCACGTGGACGGCGTCCCGCTGCTCCCCGGTTCCCTGCTCTACCTCGGCTGCGGCCGCACCGAACTGCCGCTGCGCGCGGAGTCCGACGCCGGTCTGATGCTCCTCGGCGGCGAGCCGTTCGAGGAGGAGCTGGTCATGTGGTGGAACTTCGTCGGCCGGTCCCAGGAGGAGATCGTGCAGGCTCGCGAGGACTGGATGAAGGGCACCCGTTTCGGCGAGGTGAAGGGCTACGACGGAGGTCCGCTGCCCGCCCCGGAGCTGCCGCCGGTGCCGCTGAAACCACGCGGAAGAGTGCGCTGA
- a CDS encoding CBS domain-containing protein, producing the protein MTRIVGEVMTREVVEAHRGTPFKELVRLLNRHGISGLPVVDHDDKVVGVISETDLIRRQAARSADGWARRPRIPWRGRSTRRADAVAGATTAAELMTTPAITVHPEQRIGDAARLMERHGVERLPVVDEADRLIGIATRRDLLRVFLRTDDEIRRDVLDEVLDRGLGLPAHSVAVSVRDGMVTLEGTAEQRVDAALAIWLTYRIDGVIGVVNRLNLLVEAGPFSAAKGPTGPGRENP; encoded by the coding sequence ATGACCCGCATCGTGGGTGAGGTGATGACCCGGGAGGTCGTAGAGGCGCACCGGGGGACGCCGTTCAAGGAACTGGTGCGTCTGCTGAACCGGCACGGCATCAGCGGCCTGCCCGTCGTGGATCACGACGACAAGGTCGTGGGAGTGATCAGCGAGACCGATCTGATCCGGCGCCAGGCGGCCCGGTCCGCGGACGGCTGGGCTCGGCGTCCCCGCATCCCCTGGCGGGGCCGCTCCACGCGGCGTGCCGACGCGGTGGCCGGCGCCACCACGGCGGCGGAGCTGATGACGACGCCCGCGATCACCGTGCATCCGGAACAGCGCATCGGGGACGCGGCCCGGCTGATGGAGAGACACGGCGTGGAACGTCTCCCGGTCGTGGACGAGGCGGACCGGCTGATCGGCATCGCCACCCGCCGGGACCTGCTGCGGGTCTTCCTGCGCACGGACGACGAGATCCGACGGGACGTCCTCGACGAGGTGCTGGACCGAGGCCTGGGCCTGCCGGCCCACAGCGTGGCCGTCTCGGTACGCGACGGCATGGTCACCCTCGAAGGGACCGCGGAGCAGCGTGTCGATGCCGCGCTGGCGATCTGGCTGACGTATCGCATCGACGGGGTGATCGGCGTGGTCAACAGGCTGAACCTCCTTGTCGAAGCGGGGCCGTTCAGCGCTGCGAAGGGACCAACGGGACCTGGGAGGGAGAACCCCTGA
- a CDS encoding ATP-binding protein, translating to MSSPAQFRTLESVSVRDSPRTAVLHLAGSGEGFARARDFTHRTLDCWSLGHCGDDAITVVTELAANAVLHALPHAGTDRFPVRLRLTLRRSHLVCAVTDPSDGLPVCPRSTDDLLEHGRGLHIVEALSEHWGWTRRFPVGKTVWAMLPTRPPL from the coding sequence GTGTCATCACCTGCGCAGTTCCGAACTCTTGAGTCCGTCTCCGTCCGCGACTCGCCCAGAACCGCCGTCCTGCACCTCGCGGGCAGCGGCGAGGGATTCGCCCGGGCACGCGACTTCACCCATCGCACGCTGGACTGCTGGTCCCTGGGCCACTGCGGCGACGACGCGATCACCGTCGTCACCGAACTGGCCGCCAACGCGGTCCTGCACGCGCTCCCCCACGCCGGGACGGACCGGTTCCCCGTGCGGCTCAGACTCACCCTGCGGCGCTCGCACCTGGTGTGCGCCGTCACCGATCCGAGCGACGGTCTGCCCGTCTGCCCCCGGTCCACGGACGACCTCCTCGAGCACGGCCGCGGACTGCACATCGTCGAAGCCCTCTCGGAGCACTGGGGATGGACCCGCCGCTTCCCCGTGGGCAAGACCGTCTGGGCCATGCTGCCGACCCGTCCCCCTCTCTGA